In the genome of Maniola jurtina chromosome 3, ilManJurt1.1, whole genome shotgun sequence, one region contains:
- the LOC123879119 gene encoding beta-1,3-glucosyltransferase isoform X3, translated as MIVAGSKNVVFTIVSQPEPYHASVATRLKQDIQNQVLEIEKQTPTVHITHEDFPVPGAWTIIPLLRPLVTKYKGSDVRWILLMEPHTAVRCAKLFEALAAADKQKDTMWIGYPLSDDEPTIIHHFMFYEDLEEDGGFVYPHFANGFAMRIELMDRLLYQIENDERKLEADFSIDPAFELAQLVYGKRDNPGPLLTPDLSFCVVSGDNCATYPRQFDICGSPIPEDTIYFAVKTWTGFHATRARIVKKTWGRHVTHLQFFSDKSDPELPAIDVGVLNTKTGHCLKTMTILKEVVKRVEKMPHIQWIFLADDDTILGVQRLCEVLSCYRGGSDVTLLGERYGYGYGKRETAAKGYDYITGGGGTVLSVGAARAMRVCACASPSAPDDMALGACAMHRLNITLTHSPLFHQARPQDYAREVLARDRPVSFHRHSSPEPLRVYATWFQHDDLALRKRNRDEL; from the exons GTTCAAAAAATGTAGTGTTCACAATAGTTAGTCAACCTGAGCCATACCACGCGAGCGTTGCAACAAGGCTCAAGCAGGATATACAAAATCAAGTTTTAGAAATAGAAAAG CAAACGCCAACAGTCCACATAACCCACGAAGACTTCCCAGTACCTGGAGCCTGGACAATCATTCCACTGCTCAGGCCGCTAGTAACAAAGTACAAAGGCAGTGATGTGCGATGGATACTGCTTATGGAGCCACATACAGCGGTGCGCTGTGCTAAGCTGTTTGAGGCTTTGGCTGCGGCTGATAAACAGAAG GACACAATGTGGATAGGTTACCCCCTTAGTGATGACGAACCGACCATTATTCACCATTTCATGTTTTATGAGGATTTAGAAGAGGACGGAGGATTTGTGTACCCTCACTTTGCTAATGGGTTCGCGATGAGGATCGAACTGATGGATAG ACTTCTATATCAAATTGAGAATGACGAGCGCAAGTTAGAGGCGGACTTTTCAATCGACCCGGCATTTGAATTGGCTCAACTGGTGTATGGAAAGAGGGATAACCCTGGACCATTACTAACCCCTGACCTGAGCTTCTGTGTGGTGTCCGGGGATAACTGTGCCACATATCCTAGACAGTTTGACATATGT GGCAGTCCAATACCCGAAGATACGATATACTTTGCTGTGAAAACCTGGACTGGTTTCCACGCCACCAGAGCGCGGATCGTCAAAAAAACTTGGGGCAGACATGTCACTCATCTGCAGTTCTTTAGCGATAAGAGTG ATCCCGAGCTCCCAGCCATAGACGTGGGAGTGCTAAACACAAAGACTGGCCATTGCCTGAAGACCATGACAATACTGAAGGAGGTTGTGAAGAGAGTCGAGAAGATGCCACATATCCAGTGGATTTTCTTGGCGGATGATGATACCATACTTGG TGTACAAAGGCTGTGCGAAGTGCTGAGCTGTTACCGAGGCGGCTCCGATGTGACGCTGCTAGGCGAGCGGTACGGCTACGGGTACGGCAAGAGGGAAACTGCTGCCAAAG GCTACGACTACATCACCGGCGGAGGCGGCACGGTGCTGAGCGTGGGCGCGGCGCGTGCGATGCGCGTGTGCGCGTGCGCATCGCCCTCCGCGCCCGACGACATGGCCTTAGGCGCTTGCGCGATGCATCGCCTCAACATTACGCTTACACATTCACCATTATTCCACCag GCTCGGCCACAAGACTACGCGCGCGAGGTGTTAGCGCGAGACCGGCCGGTGTCCTTCCATCGCCACTCGTCGCCGGAACCGCTCCGAGTGTACGCGACGTGGTTCCAACATGACGACCTCGCGCTCAGAAAGAGGAACCGGGATGAGCTgtag
- the LOC123879119 gene encoding beta-1,3-glucosyltransferase isoform X1, producing MIVAVTVLMLVACVQTASSFGSKNVVFTIVSQPEPYHASVATRLKQDIQNQVLEIEKQTPTVHITHEDFPVPGAWTIIPLLRPLVTKYKGSDVRWILLMEPHTAVRCAKLFEALAAADKQKDTMWIGYPLSDDEPTIIHHFMFYEDLEEDGGFVYPHFANGFAMRIELMDRLLYQIENDERKLEADFSIDPAFELAQLVYGKRDNPGPLLTPDLSFCVVSGDNCATYPRQFDICGSPIPEDTIYFAVKTWTGFHATRARIVKKTWGRHVTHLQFFSDKSDPELPAIDVGVLNTKTGHCLKTMTILKEVVKRVEKMPHIQWIFLADDDTILGVQRLCEVLSCYRGGSDVTLLGERYGYGYGKRETAAKGYDYITGGGGTVLSVGAARAMRVCACASPSAPDDMALGACAMHRLNITLTHSPLFHQARPQDYAREVLARDRPVSFHRHSSPEPLRVYATWFQHDDLALRKRNRDEL from the exons GTTCAAAAAATGTAGTGTTCACAATAGTTAGTCAACCTGAGCCATACCACGCGAGCGTTGCAACAAGGCTCAAGCAGGATATACAAAATCAAGTTTTAGAAATAGAAAAG CAAACGCCAACAGTCCACATAACCCACGAAGACTTCCCAGTACCTGGAGCCTGGACAATCATTCCACTGCTCAGGCCGCTAGTAACAAAGTACAAAGGCAGTGATGTGCGATGGATACTGCTTATGGAGCCACATACAGCGGTGCGCTGTGCTAAGCTGTTTGAGGCTTTGGCTGCGGCTGATAAACAGAAG GACACAATGTGGATAGGTTACCCCCTTAGTGATGACGAACCGACCATTATTCACCATTTCATGTTTTATGAGGATTTAGAAGAGGACGGAGGATTTGTGTACCCTCACTTTGCTAATGGGTTCGCGATGAGGATCGAACTGATGGATAG ACTTCTATATCAAATTGAGAATGACGAGCGCAAGTTAGAGGCGGACTTTTCAATCGACCCGGCATTTGAATTGGCTCAACTGGTGTATGGAAAGAGGGATAACCCTGGACCATTACTAACCCCTGACCTGAGCTTCTGTGTGGTGTCCGGGGATAACTGTGCCACATATCCTAGACAGTTTGACATATGT GGCAGTCCAATACCCGAAGATACGATATACTTTGCTGTGAAAACCTGGACTGGTTTCCACGCCACCAGAGCGCGGATCGTCAAAAAAACTTGGGGCAGACATGTCACTCATCTGCAGTTCTTTAGCGATAAGAGTG ATCCCGAGCTCCCAGCCATAGACGTGGGAGTGCTAAACACAAAGACTGGCCATTGCCTGAAGACCATGACAATACTGAAGGAGGTTGTGAAGAGAGTCGAGAAGATGCCACATATCCAGTGGATTTTCTTGGCGGATGATGATACCATACTTGG TGTACAAAGGCTGTGCGAAGTGCTGAGCTGTTACCGAGGCGGCTCCGATGTGACGCTGCTAGGCGAGCGGTACGGCTACGGGTACGGCAAGAGGGAAACTGCTGCCAAAG GCTACGACTACATCACCGGCGGAGGCGGCACGGTGCTGAGCGTGGGCGCGGCGCGTGCGATGCGCGTGTGCGCGTGCGCATCGCCCTCCGCGCCCGACGACATGGCCTTAGGCGCTTGCGCGATGCATCGCCTCAACATTACGCTTACACATTCACCATTATTCCACCag GCTCGGCCACAAGACTACGCGCGCGAGGTGTTAGCGCGAGACCGGCCGGTGTCCTTCCATCGCCACTCGTCGCCGGAACCGCTCCGAGTGTACGCGACGTGGTTCCAACATGACGACCTCGCGCTCAGAAAGAGGAACCGGGATGAGCTgtag
- the LOC123879119 gene encoding beta-1,3-glucosyltransferase isoform X2, which translates to MIARVTVLMLVACVQTASSFGSKNVVFTIVSQPEPYHASVATRLKQDIQNQVLEIEKQTPTVHITHEDFPVPGAWTIIPLLRPLVTKYKGSDVRWILLMEPHTAVRCAKLFEALAAADKQKDTMWIGYPLSDDEPTIIHHFMFYEDLEEDGGFVYPHFANGFAMRIELMDRLLYQIENDERKLEADFSIDPAFELAQLVYGKRDNPGPLLTPDLSFCVVSGDNCATYPRQFDICGSPIPEDTIYFAVKTWTGFHATRARIVKKTWGRHVTHLQFFSDKSDPELPAIDVGVLNTKTGHCLKTMTILKEVVKRVEKMPHIQWIFLADDDTILGVQRLCEVLSCYRGGSDVTLLGERYGYGYGKRETAAKGYDYITGGGGTVLSVGAARAMRVCACASPSAPDDMALGACAMHRLNITLTHSPLFHQARPQDYAREVLARDRPVSFHRHSSPEPLRVYATWFQHDDLALRKRNRDEL; encoded by the exons GTTCAAAAAATGTAGTGTTCACAATAGTTAGTCAACCTGAGCCATACCACGCGAGCGTTGCAACAAGGCTCAAGCAGGATATACAAAATCAAGTTTTAGAAATAGAAAAG CAAACGCCAACAGTCCACATAACCCACGAAGACTTCCCAGTACCTGGAGCCTGGACAATCATTCCACTGCTCAGGCCGCTAGTAACAAAGTACAAAGGCAGTGATGTGCGATGGATACTGCTTATGGAGCCACATACAGCGGTGCGCTGTGCTAAGCTGTTTGAGGCTTTGGCTGCGGCTGATAAACAGAAG GACACAATGTGGATAGGTTACCCCCTTAGTGATGACGAACCGACCATTATTCACCATTTCATGTTTTATGAGGATTTAGAAGAGGACGGAGGATTTGTGTACCCTCACTTTGCTAATGGGTTCGCGATGAGGATCGAACTGATGGATAG ACTTCTATATCAAATTGAGAATGACGAGCGCAAGTTAGAGGCGGACTTTTCAATCGACCCGGCATTTGAATTGGCTCAACTGGTGTATGGAAAGAGGGATAACCCTGGACCATTACTAACCCCTGACCTGAGCTTCTGTGTGGTGTCCGGGGATAACTGTGCCACATATCCTAGACAGTTTGACATATGT GGCAGTCCAATACCCGAAGATACGATATACTTTGCTGTGAAAACCTGGACTGGTTTCCACGCCACCAGAGCGCGGATCGTCAAAAAAACTTGGGGCAGACATGTCACTCATCTGCAGTTCTTTAGCGATAAGAGTG ATCCCGAGCTCCCAGCCATAGACGTGGGAGTGCTAAACACAAAGACTGGCCATTGCCTGAAGACCATGACAATACTGAAGGAGGTTGTGAAGAGAGTCGAGAAGATGCCACATATCCAGTGGATTTTCTTGGCGGATGATGATACCATACTTGG TGTACAAAGGCTGTGCGAAGTGCTGAGCTGTTACCGAGGCGGCTCCGATGTGACGCTGCTAGGCGAGCGGTACGGCTACGGGTACGGCAAGAGGGAAACTGCTGCCAAAG GCTACGACTACATCACCGGCGGAGGCGGCACGGTGCTGAGCGTGGGCGCGGCGCGTGCGATGCGCGTGTGCGCGTGCGCATCGCCCTCCGCGCCCGACGACATGGCCTTAGGCGCTTGCGCGATGCATCGCCTCAACATTACGCTTACACATTCACCATTATTCCACCag GCTCGGCCACAAGACTACGCGCGCGAGGTGTTAGCGCGAGACCGGCCGGTGTCCTTCCATCGCCACTCGTCGCCGGAACCGCTCCGAGTGTACGCGACGTGGTTCCAACATGACGACCTCGCGCTCAGAAAGAGGAACCGGGATGAGCTgtag